The Camelus bactrianus isolate YW-2024 breed Bactrian camel chromosome 32, ASM4877302v1, whole genome shotgun sequence genome includes a region encoding these proteins:
- the SLC25A1 gene encoding tricarboxylate transport protein, mitochondrial: protein MAAPRALAAAAPAPGKAKLTHPGKAILAGGLAGGIEICITFPTEYVKTQLQLDERSHPPRYRGIGDCVRQTVRSHGVLGLYRGLSSLLYGSIPKAAVRFGTFEFLSNHMRDAQGRLDSTRGLLCGLGAGVAEAVVVVCPMETIKVKFIHDQTSANPKYRGFFHGVREIVREQGLKGTYQGLTATVLKQGSNQAIRFFVMTSLRNWYRGDNPNKPMNPLITGVFGAIAGAASVFGNTPLDVIKTRMQGLEAHKYRNTWDCGLQILRNEGLKAFYKGTVPRLGRVCLDVAIVFVIYDEVVKLLNKVWKTD from the exons atGGCCGCGCCCCGCGCTCTGGCGgccgccgcgcccgcgcccgggAAGGCCAAGCTCACGCACCCGGGGAAGGCGATCCTGGCAG GCGGCCTGGCGGGCGGCATCGAAATCTGCATCACCTTCCCCACCGAGTACGTGAAGACGCAGCTGCAGCTGGACGAGCGCTCGCACCCGCCACGCTACCGGGGCatag gggacTGCGTACGGCAGACGGTCCGCAGCCATGGCGTCCTGGGCCTGTACCGCGGCCTCAGCTCCTTGCTCTACGGCTCTATCCCTAAGGCGGCTGTCAG GTTTGGGACGTTCGAGTTTCTCAGCAACCACATGCGAGACGCCCAGGGACGGCTGGACAGCACGCGTGGACTGCTATGCGGTCTGGGCGCTGGCGTGGCCGAGGCAGTGGTGGTCGTGTGCCCGATGGAGACCATCAAG GTGAAGTTCATCCATGACCAGACCTCCGCCAACCCCAAATACAGAGGCTTCTTTCACGGGGTCAGGGAAATCGTGCGGGAGCAAG ggCTGAAGGGCACGTACCAGGGCCTCACGGCCACCGTGCTGAAGCAAGGGTCCAACCAGGCCATCCGCTTCTTCGTCATGACCTCCCTGCGCAACTGGTACCGAG ggGACAACCCCAACAAGCCCATGAATCCGCTGATCACCGGTGTGTTTGGAGCCATCGCGGGCGCAGCCAGTGTCTTCGGGAACACGCCCCTGGACGTGATCAAGACCCGGAtgcag GGCCTGGAGGCGCACAAGTACCGAAATACGTGGGACTGCGGCCTGCAGATCCTGAGGAACGAAGGGCTTAAGGC ATTCTACAAGGGCACTGTCCCCCGCCTGGGCCGGGTCTGCCTGGATGTGGCCATCGTGTTCGTCATTTATGATGAGGTGGTGAAGCTGCTCAACAAGGTGTGGAAGACAGACTGA